A single region of the Glycine max cultivar Williams 82 chromosome 20, Glycine_max_v4.0, whole genome shotgun sequence genome encodes:
- the LOC100817874 gene encoding probable xyloglucan endotransglucosylase/hydrolase protein 28, which produces MGGRGHMGWFLFCCCSSSLLFFVASSSSVSPRRNLPIIAFEDGYTPLFGDHNLAIHRDGKSVHLSLDERTGSGFVSHDLYLHGYFSASIKLPADYTAGVVVAFYMSNGDMFQNNHDEIDFEFLGNIRGKDWRIQTNVYGNGSTSIGREERYGLWFDPAEDFHQYSILWTDSKIIFYVDDVPIREVKRTESMGGDFPSKPMTLYATIWDASDWATNGGKYRVNYKYAPYVAEFSDLVLHGCAVDPIEHVAKCDSALGSEEVPSGVTQVQITKMRNFRLRHMTYSYCYDTVRYKVPPPECVISHQEAERLRKFDPITFGNGRRHRGKRHHHSSRGSQEEITASSF; this is translated from the exons ATGGGAGGAAGGGGTCACATGGGGTGGTtcctcttctgttgttgttcttcttctctccttttttttgttgcttcttcttcttctgtgtCACCCAGAAGAAACTTGCCCATCATAGCCTTTGAGGATGGCTACACACCCTTGTTTGGTGACCATAATTTGGCCATCCATAGAGATGGCAAATCAGTTCACCTTTCACTTGATGAAAGAACag GTTCTGGATTTGTGTCTCATGACCTTTACCTTCACGGGTATTTCAGTGCCTCGATCAAGTTGCCTGCCGATTACACTGCTGGAGTTGTGGTCGCATTTTAT ATGTCAAATGGTGACATGTTCCAGAACAACCATGATGAGATAGACTTTGAGTTTTTGGGGAACATTAGAGGCAAAGACTGGAGGATTCAGACCAATGTTTATGGCAATGGAAGCACCAGCATTGGTAGAGAGGAAAGATATGGCTTATGGTTTGATCCTGCTGAGGATTTCCATCAGTACAGTATTCTTTGGACAGATTCTAAGATCAT ATTTTATGTGGATGATGTTCCTATTAGGGAAGTTAAGAGAACAGAATCTATGGGAGGAGATTTCCCTTCAAAGCCAATGACATTGTATGCCACCATATGGGATGCTTCAGATTGGGCAACCAATGGAGGCAAATATAGAGTAAATTACAAGTATGCACCCTATGTTGCTGAGTTCTCTGACCTGGTCCTGCATGGTTGTGCAGTTGATCCCATTGAGCATGTGGCCAAGTGTGACAGTGCCCTAGGTTCTGAAGAAGTTCCCTCTGGTGTCACCCAAGTACAAATAACCAAAATGAGAAACTTCAGGTTGAGGCACATGACATATTCTTACTGCTATGACACTGTTAGATACAAAGTCCCTCCACCGGAGTGTGTCATCAGCCACCAAGAAGCTGAAAGGCTTAGAAAATTTGATCCCATAACGTTCGGCAATGGCCGGCGCCACCGTGGTAAACGACACCACCATAGTAGTAGAGGAAGCCAAGAAGAGATTACTGCTTCTTCATTTTAA